Within Desulforegula conservatrix Mb1Pa, the genomic segment TGTTCGGAGGAGTTGCGGGAATCATGGTATACATCAGCCTCGACGAACTTCTGCCTACAAGCAGGGCATACGGCAGGGGACACGACAGCATATTCGGTCTTGTGGCCGGAATGGCTGTGATGGCAGTCAGCCTTCTGCTTATGAAGTAACAAAAACAAAATCACAAACAGGCCGGTTTTCAGTCATTCAGACGGGCCTACCTTTAAAAACCGGACGCCAAAAGCCAAGCCAGATTAAAACTGATTAGTCCTGAGCATAACCAGGGTACAGGCCTCAAGAACTTCTATCCCTGCGTCAGTCAGCTTTTTGTATTCGCCTGGATTCTCTGTCCCAGGATTAAATATGACTCGCCTTGGCTTTAGATTCACAATCTCATCTATCACTCCTTCCTGGCGGGCAGGGCCTACATACATGGTGACAGTATCCACTTTTTCATCCACATCACCAAGTTTGCCATATACCTTTCTTCCAAGGATCTCTTTCCTGGCTGGAGCAACAGGCAAAGGCACATGCCCGTATTGTTCGAGCATCTTCATCGCCTTGTAAGAATATCTTTCCTCATTATGGCTTGCGCCGACAACAGCAACTTTTTCCATATTTTCCCCTTCTGAAATTTAAGTCCAATTTCAAAACAAAAATGCATTAATTATATGTCTTCGTCGTTAATACACTCACGGAATATTTCCATTATTCAGACCATCCACCATTTCAGGCTTATATCCGCCCTCTGTTAAAATTCTGAATTCCATGGATTTAATAACAGGGCAACCATTTTTATCTGTCCCTATTTCATATTTTTCAATATGGAATTCACCAGATCCGAAAAGAGCCACTCTTTTCACAGCCTCAGGAGATACAGAACTGGCAGCATTGGGGCCGTCAATACTTTTGCCCACTTCCGGAGAGA encodes:
- a CDS encoding CoA-binding protein is translated as MEKVAVVGASHNEERYSYKAMKMLEQYGHVPLPVAPARKEILGRKVYGKLGDVDEKVDTVTMYVGPARQEGVIDEIVNLKPRRVIFNPGTENPGEYKKLTDAGIEVLEACTLVMLRTNQF